The window CCGACTGATCTTTTTCTGGTTGCTGATGATTTGAGCAAACAGAAGCTTGCCGCGTTTCTGAAATCACTCGAAGCAGAAGTGGGCAAGGAAATAAAGTTTGGTATTATGGATAGGGAAGAGTTCATGTACCGTTTCGGCATGTTTGATCGTTTCGTGCGTGTGCTCCTTGAGGGGCCTCACGAGAAGCTCATAAATAAGCTTGGTATTTAGGGCGCATAGCTCAGCTGGTTAGAGCGTTGCATTCACATTGCAAAGGTCCCTGGTTCGAGTCCAGGTGCGCCCACTAGGAGGCAAGAATACACGACGGCCACTGCTGGCCGTTGGGTATTCTTAAATAGTTTAAGCACCTGGCTCGAACGCCGGAGCGATGTGTTGCCAGCTGGCAACACCGCGAGGCGGTGGTTAGTTCATCTGCCGTCAGGCAGACCCGAGCCCCGACGGCTGGTCGGGGCGAGAGGCGAGACCGAGTCCAGGTGCGCCCACTAGGAGGTGAGGAATGTCGAAAGATCAGAACATCGAAAGCGATGAGCGAAGTGGTCGCGTTTCGGCGTGGGTAATCATCATCGCTCTCGCGGCGCTTGTCGCATTGGCGCCCTAGGAGGAACGGCATGAAGCCAGAAGAATGGCGGGCGTACGTTCGTAAACTCGCACGGGAGCTGTGCGTACGGAAGCACCAAGATCGATGCGGCTCACTCATTTGCGCCGGACCGTCGCGTTCTGGGTCCGGACCACCGTGCGACGAGTGCGTTGCGGTGGTTGAGCACGATCTTGAAGAGAAGCGTCGCAAATCGGGTGAAGTCCAGCTTTCCCTACAGGAAGTGACAAGACTGAAGGAGCGGCTCGGCCGCTCATGAGCTGGCAAAGGAGGGCACTATGCGGCCCGAAAGGTCGATCTCTCCGGTGGGAATCCTGCTGATACTTGCTGGCCTTGGCCCGTTGGCGGGGTATCTGCTCTTTCTGATGTATCGCGCGCAGGAAATGCTTGCGCGCAGCCCCCAGCCCGGCTGGTAGGGCTCCTGCACACCCCGCGATCTTCGCTAAAAAGGCGAATGGTCGCGGGGTGTTTTTACTTATGCACATTTCTATATTTGCGTCTCTGCTCGGTGGGGTATAATGACCATGTAGTGTTTGTAAGTGGGAAGAAGTGTTACATCGCAAAACATGCTTATTGGTGAATACCAACACACGATTGATGCCAAGAAGCGTCTTGCGATTCCTTCAAAATTCCGCCGTGAACTCGGAGAGCGCGCCGTCGTCACTCGTGGCGTTGATGCATGTCTCTTCGTTTTTCCCATTCAGCAATGGGAAGCTCTCGCGGAACGCATTGCAAACCTACCCGTGACACAAGGGGATAGTCGATCGTTCGCGCGATTGATGCTCTCCGGTGCCACCGAAGTGGAGTTTGATTCCCTCGGTCGCGTTCTCCTTCCTGATCACTTAAAAAGCTATGCAGGACTGAATCGTTCAGTTGTCGTTGCTGGGCTCTATAAGCGATTGGAAATTTGGGACGCTGATGCGTGGGAGCGCACCAAGCAGCAGCTTGAGAAGAACTCTGATCGCATTGCAGAAAAGCTTGGTGAATTGGGGGGTATCTAACGTATGACGGAGCACGTACATACGCCAGTTCTTTTAGAAGAAGTTATCACGCACCTCAATCTGAATCCTGAAAAGCGATTCATTGATGCGACCCTTGATGGCGCAGGCCACACCGCTGCGGTGTTGGAACGCTACCCAGGCATTCGCATTTTGGGCATTGAGCTTGATCCGGTGCAAGTTGCACAGTTGCCGGAACGCCGCCCAGAGGTTGCTCGACAGATCATCGTGGTGAACGACAGCTACGCGAACCTTGCGCAGCTTGTTGCTGATCATGCCTTTCCGCCCGATGCAATTCTTATGGATCTCGGCCTTTCTTCGTGGCACTACGAAGTGAGTGGCAGGGGATTCTCATTTATGCGTGATGAGCCGCTTGATATGCGCTTTCAGCCCGAGACAAATCCTACGACGGCTGCGGTTCTTTTGAACACCGCACCCGTTGATGAGCTAGAGCGCATACTGGCGACGTATGGCCAGGAACAGTTTGCAGACGCAATCGCATACGCAGTGGTTCGTGCCAGGTCGGCGACGCCCATTCGGACGACGTTTGACCTGGTGCGGGTCATTGAAAGCGCAGTTCCCGCGTGGTACCGGCATCGCAAGTTGCACTGTGCCACCAAAACATTTCAAGCACTCCGTGTCGCCATCAATGACGAGCTGTCATCGGTTGCGAACGGTGTTCGAGCTGCAATCGATGTTTTGAATCCCGGCGGACGATTAGCGGTAATCTCCTTCCAAGGCATGGAGGACCGCATTGTCAGAGAGGCATTCAAGGCAGCGGTTGCAGGAGGAAGAGGTTCGTGGGTGACGCGAGCGACCCTTCGACCCGCATGGGAAGAAGTAAAGCGAAATCCTCGAGCGCGGAGTGCGAAGTTAAAGTTGTTTCAGAAAGCAGAGTAGATGTGTTCGTAGCTAGGGAGGGTAGGAATGCCTCTCCCGACGCCCGTGCGTCGTTCGAATCCTTTTTCACCATTTTCTAAACTTGTTGTTCGGTGCAACCTGACATTCATCGCTGTGATAGCGCTTTGTGCTGGGCTCTATGTTGTGCAATCGAATCGGGTAGCAACACACACGCTACGTGTTGGCGAGCTTCAGCGTGAAACCGTTGCGCTTGCTGCACAACGCGGCGCATTGCTCACAGAGTCGTTTGCGGCAGAAGAGCCAGAGCAACTGTCCTCGTTTGCTCAGCGCCACGCGCTTGTCGCTTCACAAATGCCGGTGCATTTGTTTGAATCCAGTAATGTTGCGCGACGCTAATGCTCGCTTTGCACTATGAAGCGCGTTTTACATGAGCACATGCGGGTTGTTCTCTTAACGGCGGCATTTCTTGCCGCCTTTGCGCTTGCGGGGTATCGCCTTGTCGTGCTTGCTGGTGTTCGTCACGAAACATATGCGCAGCAAGCTCGCGCGCAATCAGAGCGAGCCACTACGCTCGTTGCGAGAGGTAGCATCTTTTTCCAAGACGCTGGCGGCATCCGTCCAATTGCGGCGGTTAATCGTCGATTTCCTTTTGTGGTAGTGCGCACAAGCAGTGTTGATCCCGAATTGCGCGATGGCATTGCTGACGCGCTCGCAACGGTGACGGGCGCCAGTAAAGATTCTCTCATCGCGCTTTTAGATCGCGAAGGGAAAGAGCGCACCTTGCCGTATCGCCTCACTGAAGAACAGGCGCGCGCAGTCACTGATCTTGAGCTCCCTGGTATTGGTATCGCATACGCACTTGATCGCGAGTACCCAAGCGGCACACTTGCTGCTGATGTGCTTGGCTTTGTCGGCTACAGTGACCGAGGTCGCTCTGGGCAGTATGGTATTGAATCTCGATTTGAACACATGCTCTCCGGCTCTCTCTCACGACGGAGCTTCTTTGCCGCGACGAATCCGGTGAGTATTATAAAATCTCTCATAGGAGGGGAAAGTGCCCGCGCCGAGCAGTCAGATCAACCCCGTGATATTGTGCTCACGCTCGATCATGCGATCCAGGCATATGTTGAAAATGCGCTTGATGCCGTAGTTACCAAATGGAAGGCGGCGGGAGGCTCAGCTATTGTGCAAGATCCACGCACGGGGCGTATTCTCGCAATGGTAGATCGTCCGACGTTTAATCCGAACGAATATCGCACGAGTAAAACGGAGGCATTTTTAAATAGTTCCGTGCAGAGCATTTTTGAGCCAGGTTCTACGTTCAAGCCGTTTACGATGGCTGCTGGTCTTGATACGAACGTCCTTACGCCTCAGACGACGTACTATGATACGGGATCGGTCGAAGTGGCGGATCGTGTTATTAAGAATTCAACGCAACGGCCGTCGGGGACGCGGACAATGACGCAGGTTTTGGAGCTTTCGTTGAATACGGGAACGGTTTTTGCGGCGAAACTGATCGGCACGGAGAAGTTTCGTGAATACATGGTCAATCTCGGCTTCGGCCAACCGACGGGCATTGATCTTCCTGGTGAAGTGAGTGGCGATATCTCAAACCTCTATTCAGGGCGCGAGATTAACACCATGACAGCTTCATTCGGGCAAGGCATTGCCGTTACTCCACTGCAGCTTGTGAACGCGTTTAGCTCCATTGCAAATGGTGGAAGACTCATGCGCCCACTCATTGTGGATCGCGTGATAACAGGGACGAAAGAAGATGTGATAGAGCCAGAGGTGGTCTCGATTCCGTTCTCTGAACGTACCGCGAGTCGCTTACAGACTATGCTCACAAGTGTTGTCGATAATGGTTATGACGCGGGCGGGCGCATTAGCGGATATGATATCGCGGGAAAGACGGGTACGGCGCAGATTGCAGGACCCGACGGGAAATATCTCGATGGCATCTTCATACACACCTTCGTAGGATTTGCGCCTTCGTATGATGCGCGCTATACCGTATTACTCAAACTCGATAGGCCGCAGGGCGTTACCTTTGCATCAAATAGCCTCGTGCCAACATTTAAAGACATTATGCAATTTTTGCTGACCTATGGTAGTGTACCACCATCGCGACGATAGCCATGTCTTATAAACGACTTACTCTTGAAATGATCCTCAAGGCGCTCGCACGAGTGCTCGTGTGGCGCTATAAGCCCCTCATCATCGGTGTTACGGGCAACGTGGGAAAGACGTCAACAAAAGAAGCAATCGCTACCGTGGTGCGTACGCGCATGACGGTACGAGCGAGCTCTGGAAATCTCAATAATGATATTGGCTTGCCCCTTTCTATCCTAGGCGATTGGGGAGAGGTGTACTATCACGAAGGCCCTTCATTTTCTTTCTGGGCGCGCGTCATAGGCGTCGCACTTCGTGATTGTGTTGTGCGCAATTCAGCATATCCGCGGGCATTGGTGCTCGAATATAGCGCAGACCGTCCAAAAGATATCGCTCGGCTTGTTCATCTCTTTAAGCCGCACATTTCAGTGGTGACCGCGGTTGGAGATATCCCTGTACACGTGGAATTCTTCCGCTCACCCGATGCTGTGGCACGAGAAAAGAGCGCTTTAGTGCACGCGCTGCTGCCTTCAGATTACGCCGTCCTCAACGCGGATGACGCACGTGTACTCGATATGCGCCTTGTTACTAAGGCACGTGTCCGTACATTTGGATCGCAACAAACCGCATCAGCTTCATTTTCCCACGAAGCTCCGTGGGTTGAAGATGGCGTAGTCCGTGGCATGGTATGCAAGCTGCACTACGACGGTGGTTTTGTGCCCGTACGTGTACCAGGAGTTTTGGGGCGCACCACATGCTATGCTGTTTCGGCGGCCGCTGCTGTCGGGCACATTCTCCACGTGAACGCGCTTGCTATGAGCGAGGCTTTCTCCGCATACCGCCCCCCTGCGGGACGATTGCGCATTCTATCGGGCATTAAGCACACTACCATTATTGATGATACATATAATGCCGCTCCGGCGGCGACGCGTATGGCACTTGAGACCTTGCGCGATATGCCCGCGCAACGAAAGGTGGCTGTGCTTGGCGATATGCTTGAGCTGGGAAGCTTCACAATCGAAGCGCACGAAGCGATCGGACAGATGGTTCCTGCCATTGCGCAGCGCTTAGTTTGTGTTGGTGAGCGCGCAGCGCTTATAGGGCGCACCGCCGAGCAACAGATGCCACAGGGTGCTGTGCAGTATGCGCATACCGCAGATGAGGCAAAGCGCATGGTGCAAGATCTTCTTGAAGAGGGGGATCTGGTTCTTGTGAAAGGCTCGCAAGGAATGCGCATGGAGAAAGTGGTGGAAGAAATCATGGCAGAGCCTCAATTGGCACGGGAGTTGCTCGTGCGCCAATATGGCCACTGGCTTGCCTCATAGGCCCACCCTATGGCATACTAGATGACGTTTTAGTACGCTGGCTCCGCCTTCGGCGAGACAAGCCTGTCGTCCCAAGACGTGGCTGGTGCTCGTGTGTTAAATACATATATGGCCCTGTCGTCTAGCCCGGTCTAGGACACTAGATTCTCATTCTAGTAACACGGGTTCAAATCCCGTCGGGGCTACTAGTACATAAAGACTCCCACTGGGGAGTTTTTATGTACTAAGACCCTGTTGGATTTGAAGGGTATCCGAGAACGCCAACTGCTTGGCGTTCTCAGGAACCCCGGCTTTGAAGGAGGAGCGAGCCTGCGCTATAGCGCGTGCGAGCGACGGATGAAAAGAAATCCCGTCGGGGCTACAAATACATAAAAACCCCGTTTGGGGTTTTTATGTATTTAGACCCTCCTCCATAATTCTTGACCTTTTAGGCGTTTCTGCTATGATAGAGCCTTATGACATTTGCTGTTATTCAGACGGGCGGCAAGCAATATAAAGTCGCTGTGGGCGACATTCTTGACATTGAAAAGCTTGATGCCGCCGAAGGTTCAGAAGTTACTTTCTCAGAGGTGCTTCTCACGGCCGATGACAAAGATATTTCCGTAGGCCAGCCCCTCGTCGCAAAAGCAAAGGTAACCGCGCAAATCCTTGAGCAGGGTAAAGGAGAGAAGAAAATCGTTTTCCGCTTCAAGGCGAAGACTCGTTACCGCAAAAAGAAGGGCCACCGTCAGCCGTTTACGAAAGTAAAAATCACCAACATCTCCGCATAACGGAGATGTTGTGTTTATGCGCCATCTATGGCATAATAAACCCTCCCCAAAGCAATAGGGGGAAGAGGAGGGTTATGGCGAGGATTCAGTGCCCCCATTGTGGGGGCGAAATGCCCCTGGCGAGCGCCTCCGAGCGCGCCCCCATGCGGGTGATGAACTGCTCACAGTGTGGGAAAACGCTGGAGCAGGCGCAGGAAGCAGCAGCGCGCCGTTCCGTTCTCAACCAGATCAACGGAGAGGGGGAGTCGGTTGGTGAACTGCCCGGCGTGTAAGACGCCACGCACCATGGTGGGTATGCACCTCGCGTGCCCGACCTGTAAGAAGGTCTCAGCGCCCCTTACCGAAGAGGTAACGACGCTGCTAGCCATTCCTGTGCGCGTCACGCGCCCGCCACAGCCTCCCCGGATGCCGCTCTGCACCTAGTGTGCTGGGCTGTTGGCCAAGGATTCGTCCTTGGCCTCTTTTATTTTCTGAAATCGAGGGCGTTTTTGAGCGTCATCTCGTCTGCATACTCCACGTGTGTTCCAGATGAAAGGCCGCGAGCAAGTTTCGTGATGCGTACGTGCTCTAAGGGGCGCAGTAGGCTTTCAATATACAAAGCAGTGGTTTCGCCCGGGGCGTGGGCATTAGTCGCTAATATAACTTCTACGGGGCGGTCCGGGTGTGCTAACGAACCTACCCGCTGTACGAGCTCGTGAATGCGTAGGTTATCGGCAGTAATGCCGTCTGCGGGGTGGATGGAGCCGCCAAGCACGTGGTACCGACCACGGTACAGTCCGGTGCGCTCAATGGACTCAAGGTCCGTTACTTTCTCAAGCACCAAAATAGTGTAGGGGTCTCGTTTTGCATCCTCGCATACCCTACACGCATCGCCGTCAGAGATGTTGAAGCAAGTCTTGCATGTTTGTACTGCGGTTTTCAGGCGAGCAATGGCGTCGCCCAGCAGAGCAAGATCGCGCTCATCGTGGTTCATGAGTGCCAACACAAAACGCAGTGCTTGGCGCGGGCCAACCCCGGGGAGCTTCTGTAACATGCGCGAGAGCGCGATGATGTGTTCGTTCATAGAGACTAGAACGTCGCGGGCCCGTCATAGTTATGCTGACGGTCTACTTCGTAGAATTGTAAACTATCTGGATCAATATAGAAATCAATGTCGCCGGTTGGTCCGTTGCGGTGCTTCGCAATAATGAGCTGCGCCATGTTGAGCTTATTTTCTTGCTGTGCTTTCGCAAAGTTTACCTTGTCGTCGCGATGGATGAACATAACAACGTCCGCATCTTGTTCGATGGAGCCGGAATCACGAAGGTCAGAAAGCTTCGGACGATGACCATCACGGCTTTCAATTGCGCGGGAAAGCTGGGATAGCGCAATAACGGGGATGTTGAGCTCTTTTGCAAGTCCCTTGAGGCCTCGGGAGATCTCAGTGACTTGCTGTACGGCGCTGTCGTAGTCTTTGCGTCCTGCCATGAGCTGAAGGTAATCAATAACCACCGCGCCAAGGCCATGCTCAGCATGGAGGCGGCGCGCAACGGCGCGCATTTGTAGCACGTTCATGCTCGCCGAGTCATCAATAAAGACCGGTGTATTTTTTAGCTCACTGATTGCTGTGGTAATACGGAGGAAGTCGTTATCAACGCCTTCATGAGAGAGGCGGCCCGTGCGTAGCTTCCAGAGGGACACGCCAGACTTTGATGCAATAAAACGATCTACCACCTGATCGGTAGACATTTCCAAACTAAAGATGGCGACTGGAATGCCGTTTGATGCGAGGCGCCCTGCGATATCAATCGAAAATGCTGTTTTACCCACCGAGGGACGCGCGGCGAGAATAATCAAATCAGAGCGCTGGAACCCGCCCAACATTTCATCAAGTTTTGTGTGTCGTGTGGCAAGGCCGCGTAGCTCACCAGTATCCTGCGTGCTAATGCGTTCCATGGCAGCATCCAAACTGCTCGCGAGGGCAGTAAAGTTCTGGGGGCGCGTTTTCTCAGATATGGCAAAGAGTTTGCGTTCCGCTTCATCGAGGAGCGTTTCCGTATCTTCATCTTCACGATATCCCATACCGACGATCTCGTGGGCGACGTCAATGAGGCTGCGCAACGTGCGCTTCTTTTGAACAATGCGGCCGTAGGTTGCAGCGTGAGCGGCAGAAGGCACTGCGCCGGCGAGCGACGTGAGAAAGCCAACTCCGCCGATATCGGCGAGCACGCCGCGTTCAGCGAGCACATTTGAAACGCTCAAGACGTCGATGGCGTCACGCTTTTCAAAAAGCGAAAGCACCGCCTCATATACGTGCTGATGATTGCGGTGATAAAAATCTTCAGGGCGGAGGAAGTCAACAACACGGTTTATTGCTTCGCGATCAATAAGGAGCGCCCCTAAGAGTGTTTTCTCGGCATCAGTGCTGTGCGGAGGAGTCTGCGTGGGAGTCTGTAGTCCGTTGCCTGCCATGGGGCTCATTATTCATCTTCTAGACCCGCTGGCAACTATTTCTGTGGAGAGCGTGTGGATTGAGCGCAGAAATGATTGACTAAGTTTGTATATATGGTATTATAACCACTCACGGCATTCATGAGGAGGTGCTATGCCGGTTGGTCCGAAGTACGTCGTCGGAGGCAAGGTGTTGATTTCGAACGCTCATCCGTCCATCATCGGTCGGATCGGTGTCGGTCCGCACCCCATCGTCAAAATCCTCCCCACGACGAATGCGACTCTGGGAGAGGAGCGGCAGGTCGTCATCCACAACGACGCCCACGGGAAGTTCATCTTCTTCGAACGGGAGGTCGCCCCGGCCCCCTAGGAGGAGCAAGAGCTAGGACCGAGCCAGCGCAATGTGCGCTGGCTCATTTATTTTCGTTTTATACGATAACCAGTCGGCGTGTCGTCTACAGAGTATCCTTTTTGTAGGATTGTGGTGCGGAGTTCGTCGGCGAGCGTGAATGCCTTAGCGCGCTTTGCCTCTTGTCGCTGTTCCGCAAGCTCCCGGATGTCTTCAGGGATAGGAGCGCTTGGACGTGGGATGACACCGAGCACTGCATCAAAGAAATCAAAGAGTTGAAATACTTTTTGCGCGGAGTGCATGTCGATAGTTCTCTGATCTAGCGCAGTGTTAATTGCGCGGATGCTTTCAAAAAGTGTTGCGATAACTGCAGGTGTGTCAAAATCATTATTCAATGCCGAGAGCGCTGCTTCATGGTGCTGCGCAAGCGTGTGGGCAATTGAGGCGTCGTGAGCGTGCGCGTGGGGCGTATCCTCTTCTTGTGCCACTAAGCGGTCAAGGCATTCTTGCATACGAGCCACGGCGGCCTCACTTGCATCAAGCGCCTCGTAAGAAAAAGTAAGCGGGGAGCGATAGTGCGCACCGAGAAGAAAGAGACGGATGGCTTGTGGGGAATACTTTTCTAATAATGCTCGAAGAGAAACGATATTTCCGAGAGACTTGGACATCTTTTCATCTCCCATGTGCAAGAAACCTGCATGCATCCAATGGCGCACGAAGGGGGTTTTTCCTGACGCGGCTTGCTGCTGGGCTATTTCTGCCTCATGGTGGGGGAAAATGAGGTCCTGAGCTCCACCGTGCAAGTCATATTGGGGTCCGAAATAAGTTTCACTGATTGCTGTATCTTCTATGTGCCACCCAGGGCGGCCGTTACCCCATGGTGAATCCCACGAAGGCTCGTAGGCGTAATTTTTCGCTTTCCAGAGCACAAAATCTCGTGCACTTCGCTTGTTCTCTTCAAGTGCTCCTCGTGCACCTTCTAACAGTGTCTTCGCGTCTGTTTGCCCAGATAGCGAACCATAGGCATGGGGGAAGTCGGCCTCATATGCGCGGACGTCAAAATACACATCAGAGAGGCCTGTAGGATCAAGAGCGGCGTGGCCCTCCGCTTTCCGTGCAGGAACCGCATATGCATATCGCTTCGTAATGAGAGTTTGGATTTGCTGAATGATAGCTGTGATGACGTCAGTGGCGCGCACATATGCCGTTGGGCTGGTGATGCCAAGCGCGCGCGTATCGGAAAGAAATGCGTCGGTATACATGCGCGCCACATCCTCCGCTGCTTTTTTCTCAGCGTGTGCGCGCTCAATGATCTTATTATCAATGTCGGTAATGTTCTGGATATACGTTACATGAATATTTTGTGCGCGTAGGGCGCGAGCAACAACATCGAAAACAACAAAGGTTCGTGCGTTGCCGATATGGATGTAATCGTAGACCGTGGGACCGCATACAAACATGCGAATTGCTTCGCCGGGAGCGGCGAGGTGTTCAACTTGTTTTGTGCGCGTGTTGTATGCGTTCACCATATACCAGGTATGATAAGCAAAATACCAGTGATTGTCATGACCCACGCAGTGCCAAGCGCGAGACCGCGAATGGTTGGACTACTCACGTGGTCGCCAACGATTGCCTTATTACTCGCCATATGGGTGATGAGGAGAATGAGCGGTGGAGAGACAATCGCGTGAAGCACGGCGGTGTAAAAAAGTGCCTGTACGGGCGAAATGCCGCCGAGCGGTACAATAAGCCCGATGAATGCCGAAAGAGCAAGTACTATATAAAACGCACGGGCTCGAGAGAATGGTTTATCAAGACTGCGCTCCCAGCCAAAAATTTCCGCGAGCACGTATGCCGCTGATCCTGCGAGGACGGGGATGGCAAGAAATCCTGAGCTGATAAGGCCGAGGGTAAATAAAATATACGCGTATTCTCCTGCGAGAGGCCGCAAGGCCTCAGCGATTTGTGCGACACTGTCCACATCACGTACGCCCGCGCTGTAGAGCGTCGCTCCGGTGAGGGCGACGATAAAATAAGCAACAATATTTGAAAACGACATACCGATTGCGGTGTCGAGCTCAATAATACTCAAGCGATTATCTGAAAGTGGGCGGAACTTACATACGCGAATTCGTGTATTTTTTTCACGCACCTCTTCTGCCTCCTCACTTGATTGCCAGAAGTAGAGATATGGGGAAATGGTGGTTCCAAGAATGGCAAAGAATACAAGTACAGTTTCGCGATCCCACGCAAGCGCAGGGAGAAGCGTGTGAACGAGCATGTCATAGGCGTCACCACGCACAATGGCAAATGCTCCAACGTATGCGAGCAACGAAAGCGCAAGCCATTTAAAAATGGCAACAATAGTAGCATACCGGAGCCATATAATCATCCCGACAATAGCCAGCGTAAAAGCTGTCGCGGTGAGCATTGTTGGCAAGCCAGGAAAGAGAAGTTGTGCCGCGCTTGTCATGCCGGCGATATCGGCGCCAATGTTGAGCACATTGGCGCCGATAATACCACCAGAAACAGTAGCAAGAATCCATGTGGGATAGTGGCGCTTAATATTCCCCGTTAAACCACAGGCAGAGAGCGCGCCAATGCGCGCACTCATCTCCTGAATGGCAACCATAAAAGGGATAATAAATGGGAGTGTCCATAAAAGGCCAAATCCTGTTCGTGCGCCTGCTATAGAATACGAAGCGATCCCAGATGGATCGTTGTCCGACGCTCCCGTGATGAGTCCTGGACCGAGAGCTTTCCAAAATGATCGAATAGAGCGAAAAAATGCCACAGCAAAAATAAAATTGATACACCTAGTATAGCACGAGAATATGCTTTGAGACTCTCTACATGTGTATGATATACTCAAGGATATGACGCACACTCCATTTTACGAGAGAGGCTTATCGCCGGGAGGCATTATTGCGATACTCGCCGGTATCATTGTTGCTGGAAGTGCGCTTTACGTAAGTTATGGCATGCCTGATCGTACAACTCGTGAAGCTGGCGAACCTGCAATTCCCACGCCGACATCAATGCGACCAGAAACATCAGCCCTTGCGCAGGCAGAAGCGCCCCGTATGGCTCAAAAGAGCGCGCTCACGCAGGCACAGCCAGTCGCCTTTACTGGGACAAAGCTTGCGGGCTCACAGGCACCGCTGCTTGATTTTTCAGTAGCAGACTACGCGGCGGCTCGCGAATCGGGGAGGATGATAGTGTTATTCTTCTATGCTAATTGGTGCCCGATCTGTAAGGCGGAGATGCCAAAGATTGAGCAGGCGTTTAATCAGTTAACCTCAGATCAAATTGTCGGATTCCGGGTCAATTATAACGACTCCGACACTGACGATGTGGAAAAGGGTTTGGCACGCGAGTTTGGAATTGCATACCAACACACGAAAGTGTTTGTGAAAGACGGCGCGGTCATTCTGAAATCTGGAGAATCGTGGGACTCGGCCCGCTATGTGCAGGAAATAACAAAGGCACTCCAATAACCTTCTATGCTCGAACTCCCTGTTGCCGCTGCATTTATTGGAGGAATTGTTTCCTTTCTTTCTCCGTGCATCTTACCCATTGTGCCTGGATTTTTAGCATATCTTGCCGGCACAACGCTGGCCGATGCTCCGCAGCGTCGTCGTGACATGCTCATCAATGCGTTTTGGTTCGTATGCGGCTTTTCTCTTGTGTTTGCGGTGCTTGGAGTTCTTCTGCACACTGTACTTGCAACGGTCGCATATGATGCGCGCATCTGGATGTCACGCATCGGTGGCGGGATGATTATTCTGTTCGGCCTTATGCTGATGGACATCATTCATATTCCATGGCTTTCACGGGCGCATGTAGCGCGCGTGCACCCGAATCCTTCGGCGCGGTGGCTCACTTCATTTCTCTTTGGCTCTGCCTTCGCCACAGGATGGACGCCGTGTGTAGGGGCGGTGCTCGGAGCCATTCTCACGCTTTCCATTACCCAACCGGGGTCTGCTTTTATACTTCTTATGGCGTATGCGCTTGGGCTGGGTGTGCCATTTTTATTGGCGGCATTTTTCACGTCCTTCTTCCAAAAGGGTATGGTACGTATTGGCGGCGCCTTGCCGTATATTTCCAAAGGCTTCGGCGTACTGTTAGTGGTTATGGGGGTTCTCGTGGTACTCCAGCGCCTAGAGCGCATTGCGTCGTTCGATATCTTGCTTAGATTTTTGCCCTTCTAATCTTGCGGGTAGGGCGGGGGATTTAGCACTCTTGACTTGAGAGTGCTAAATTTTTTATACTGTCTCTGCATGCTCACGGAACGACAACAACACCTCTTAGAGTTCATTATTCGAACCTATGT of the Candidatus Paceibacterota bacterium genome contains:
- the rsmH gene encoding 16S rRNA (cytosine(1402)-N(4))-methyltransferase RsmH; this encodes MTEHVHTPVLLEEVITHLNLNPEKRFIDATLDGAGHTAAVLERYPGIRILGIELDPVQVAQLPERRPEVARQIIVVNDSYANLAQLVADHAFPPDAILMDLGLSSWHYEVSGRGFSFMRDEPLDMRFQPETNPTTAAVLLNTAPVDELERILATYGQEQFADAIAYAVVRARSATPIRTTFDLVRVIESAVPAWYRHRKLHCATKTFQALRVAINDELSSVANGVRAAIDVLNPGGRLAVISFQGMEDRIVREAFKAAVAGGRGSWVTRATLRPAWEEVKRNPRARSAKLKLFQKAE
- the rplU gene encoding 50S ribosomal protein L21, with translation MTFAVIQTGGKQYKVAVGDILDIEKLDAAEGSEVTFSEVLLTADDKDISVGQPLVAKAKVTAQILEQGKGEKKIVFRFKAKTRYRKKKGHRQPFTKVKITNISA
- a CDS encoding penicillin-binding protein 2, coding for MKRVLHEHMRVVLLTAAFLAAFALAGYRLVVLAGVRHETYAQQARAQSERATTLVARGSIFFQDAGGIRPIAAVNRRFPFVVVRTSSVDPELRDGIADALATVTGASKDSLIALLDREGKERTLPYRLTEEQARAVTDLELPGIGIAYALDREYPSGTLAADVLGFVGYSDRGRSGQYGIESRFEHMLSGSLSRRSFFAATNPVSIIKSLIGGESARAEQSDQPRDIVLTLDHAIQAYVENALDAVVTKWKAAGGSAIVQDPRTGRILAMVDRPTFNPNEYRTSKTEAFLNSSVQSIFEPGSTFKPFTMAAGLDTNVLTPQTTYYDTGSVEVADRVIKNSTQRPSGTRTMTQVLELSLNTGTVFAAKLIGTEKFREYMVNLGFGQPTGIDLPGEVSGDISNLYSGREINTMTASFGQGIAVTPLQLVNAFSSIANGGRLMRPLIVDRVITGTKEDVIEPEVVSIPFSERTASRLQTMLTSVVDNGYDAGGRISGYDIAGKTGTAQIAGPDGKYLDGIFIHTFVGFAPSYDARYTVLLKLDRPQGVTFASNSLVPTFKDIMQFLLTYGSVPPSRR
- the mraZ gene encoding division/cell wall cluster transcriptional repressor MraZ, which gives rise to MLIGEYQHTIDAKKRLAIPSKFRRELGERAVVTRGVDACLFVFPIQQWEALAERIANLPVTQGDSRSFARLMLSGATEVEFDSLGRVLLPDHLKSYAGLNRSVVVAGLYKRLEIWDADAWERTKQQLEKNSDRIAEKLGELGGI
- the recR gene encoding recombination mediator RecR, with product MNEHIIALSRMLQKLPGVGPRQALRFVLALMNHDERDLALLGDAIARLKTAVQTCKTCFNISDGDACRVCEDAKRDPYTILVLEKVTDLESIERTGLYRGRYHVLGGSIHPADGITADNLRIHELVQRVGSLAHPDRPVEVILATNAHAPGETTALYIESLLRPLEHVRITKLARGLSSGTHVEYADEMTLKNALDFRK
- the murF gene encoding UDP-N-acetylmuramoyl-tripeptide--D-alanyl-D-alanine ligase → MSYKRLTLEMILKALARVLVWRYKPLIIGVTGNVGKTSTKEAIATVVRTRMTVRASSGNLNNDIGLPLSILGDWGEVYYHEGPSFSFWARVIGVALRDCVVRNSAYPRALVLEYSADRPKDIARLVHLFKPHISVVTAVGDIPVHVEFFRSPDAVAREKSALVHALLPSDYAVLNADDARVLDMRLVTKARVRTFGSQQTASASFSHEAPWVEDGVVRGMVCKLHYDGGFVPVRVPGVLGRTTCYAVSAAAAVGHILHVNALAMSEAFSAYRPPAGRLRILSGIKHTTIIDDTYNAAPAATRMALETLRDMPAQRKVAVLGDMLELGSFTIEAHEAIGQMVPAIAQRLVCVGERAALIGRTAEQQMPQGAVQYAHTADEAKRMVQDLLEEGDLVLVKGSQGMRMEKVVEEIMAEPQLARELLVRQYGHWLAS